In a single window of the Elaeis guineensis isolate ETL-2024a chromosome 8, EG11, whole genome shotgun sequence genome:
- the LOC140859764 gene encoding protein OS-9 homolog isoform X2, which translates to MMDRLYGLGVTFGRSSREPKYKIEFHSTESPFHPENDLESVMMSNKEGQSYMCFLPLVEETKTVRSISPQNSSNILLESDRRIKLKTPDELIDVIKDKCFYRHEGWWSYEFCYQKHLRQLHLEDDKIVQEFVLGVFDPEVTATFNQNQSDVSMVKDPRSKDASQRYHAHQYTNGTICDLTNQPRETEVRFVCSEPVVIISSIKEISTCKYVVTLQCPMLCKHPMFQQERPTWHTIHCNEMPRDVKDSSVEDSLKGTQITIITDDTERYAT; encoded by the exons ATGATGGACCGCCTATATGGCCTAG GTGTAACATTTGGACGGAGTTCTCGTGAACCAAAATACAAGATTGAATTTCATTCAACAGAGTCACCTTTTCATCCT GAGAATGACCTGGAGTCAGTGATGATGTCCAATAAAGAGGGGCAAAGTTACATGTGTTTCTTGCCTTTGGTTGAGGAAACAAAAACTGTGAGGTCCATTTCCCCACAGAATTCAAGTAATATCCTTTTAGAAAGTGACCGGAGGATCAAGTTGAAGACACCAGATGAGCTGATTGATGTGATAAAAGACAAGTGCTTCTACAGA CATGAAGGTTGGTGGTCTTATGAATTTTGTTACCAGAAACATTTGCGACAACTTCATTTGGAAGATGATAAG ATTGTTCAAGAATTTGTTTTGGGTGTGTTTGACCCTGAGGTAACAGCTACTTTCAACCAGAACCAGTCTGATGTTTCCATGGTAAAAGATCCTCGCTCCAAAGATGCCTCTCAAAG GTATCATGCTCATCAATATACTAATGGAACCATTTGCGACCTTACAAATCAACCTCGAGAGACTGAG GTTAGGTTTGTATGCTCAGAGCCTGTGGTGATAATCAGTTCCATCAAAGAGATCTCTACTTGCAAGTATGTTGTCACACTTCAATGCCCGATGCTTTGCAAGCACCC GATGTTTCAACAAGAAAGGCCAACATGGCACACCATCCACTGCAATGAGATGCCCCGAGATGTCAAAGACTCATCGGTAGAAGACAGCCTTAAAGGCACGCAGATTACAATAATCACTGATGACACTGAACGATATGCAACTTGA
- the LOC105050100 gene encoding uncharacterized protein, with product MAAANSRRSNGSVYSSSAAFRRSISPTGGRCSSVSSSASAFASSSASSFSSRSPSFFHRSSSPTRVNFVGSAPPTSSVRFSIDRSLAFSAPRERHNPQRRPIPAAPAAGQRKTCMCSPTTHPGSFRCNLHKGFAAHGGGARLHHQSVSSPSNRLNARRSAMTNSLVRIGTVEGEWVRRALAALIRPSSHQQRRRAAFQPRPSRLSIMSKADDL from the coding sequence ATGGCGGCGGCGAATTCGAGAAGATCCAATGGCTCGGTCTACTCCAGCTCCGCCGCCTTCCGGCGGTCGATCTCTCCGACCGGGGGGCGATGCTCCTCTGTGTCCTCCTCTGCCTCCGCCTTCGCCTCCTCTTCCGCCTCCAGCTTCTCTTCCAGGTCTCCCAGCTTCTTCCACCGTTCGTCCTCTCCAACCCGCGTTAACTTCGTCGGATCCGCCCCGCCGACTTCCTCCGTCCGCTTCTCCATCGACCGCTCCCTCGCCTTCTCTGCCCCGCGCGAGCGCCACAACCCCCAGCGGCGGCCGATTCCAGCAGCTCCAGCCGCCGGCCAGAGGAAGACTTGCATGTGCTCGCCAACGACCCATCCCGGCTCCTTCCGCTGCAATCTCCACAAGGGCTTCGCCGCCCACGGCGGCGGTGCCCGCCTCCACCACCAGTCGGTATCCTCGCCGTCGAACCGGCTGAACGCGCGGCGCTCGGCGATGACGAACTCGCTGGTGCGGATTGGTACGGTCGAGGGGGAGTGGGTGAGGAGGGCGCTCGCCGCCCTCATCCGCCCTTCCTCCCACCAGCAGAGGCGGAGGGCCGCCTTCCAGCCCCGGCCCAGCCGCCTCTCCATCATGTCCAAGGCCGACGATCTATGA